One Candidatus Zixiibacteriota bacterium DNA segment encodes these proteins:
- a CDS encoding TldD/PmbA family protein: MSQRDQILSILHEAMKSSPADQTELVFDGEAFSLTHVAESQIQQNMMSDDCSIVARTVIGKKIGIASTNRLTIEDVRKAISDAVDISTFQDDDEDFVSLPKSPKAAEVAALFESTANFSPVDRANAVWQMNKIAAMHNLKTAGAFKTVTNRVAVINSLGTEQYFEGTSAELSLTVSGETGASGYGIAYNRDVSKINLGAVAETAVDKAMRTVDPISLPSGSYTVLLEPAAVGQLLLFLAFMGFGSKTFVQHRSFMAGKIGTPIAGGNFSVRDEAYNSQMLGMPFDYEGVPRKEVELITNGVAKGVVSNSYDANLLGEGVESTGHAHIATRSFTPYPKHMVMKGGDVTVDEMIRSVDRGIYVTHFWYVNYLNPMKTMVTGTTRDGTFLIENGEVTNAIVNMRMQQSILEAFSNCRMLSKERVLYPQYSVVMLVPYALVANFQLTEETS, translated from the coding sequence ATGTCGCAGCGGGATCAGATCCTTTCGATACTGCATGAGGCAATGAAATCCTCGCCTGCCGATCAGACGGAGCTTGTCTTTGACGGCGAGGCGTTCAGTCTTACTCATGTTGCTGAGAGCCAAATCCAGCAGAACATGATGAGCGATGACTGCTCGATCGTTGCCCGCACGGTCATCGGCAAGAAAATCGGTATTGCATCTACGAACAGACTGACGATAGAAGATGTCAGGAAAGCTATCTCCGATGCAGTCGATATCAGCACGTTTCAGGATGACGATGAAGACTTTGTATCCCTTCCCAAGTCTCCGAAGGCGGCCGAGGTCGCGGCTCTTTTTGAGTCGACTGCGAATTTCTCACCGGTGGATCGTGCAAACGCTGTCTGGCAGATGAACAAAATCGCTGCGATGCACAATCTCAAGACTGCAGGTGCGTTCAAAACTGTCACTAACAGAGTGGCTGTGATAAATTCGCTCGGCACGGAACAGTATTTTGAAGGCACGAGTGCTGAATTGTCATTGACAGTCAGCGGAGAAACAGGCGCTTCCGGATACGGTATTGCGTACAACCGCGATGTCTCCAAAATCAATCTGGGGGCGGTAGCAGAGACTGCCGTAGACAAGGCTATGCGCACCGTCGATCCGATTTCGCTTCCATCCGGAAGCTACACTGTACTACTTGAACCAGCCGCTGTCGGTCAGTTGCTTCTGTTTCTCGCGTTCATGGGATTCGGCAGCAAGACGTTTGTCCAGCACAGGTCGTTTATGGCCGGCAAGATCGGCACGCCGATAGCCGGTGGCAACTTCAGCGTGCGCGATGAGGCCTACAATTCCCAAATGCTCGGTATGCCGTTTGACTACGAAGGCGTGCCGCGCAAAGAAGTCGAGCTGATCACAAACGGAGTTGCGAAAGGTGTAGTTTCGAATTCCTACGATGCGAATCTCCTGGGTGAAGGTGTCGAGTCGACCGGTCACGCGCATATCGCCACCAGGAGTTTCACACCATATCCAAAACACATGGTGATGAAAGGCGGTGACGTAACTGTTGACGAGATGATCCGTTCTGTCGACCGCGGCATCTATGTCACGCATTTCTGGTACGTGAACTACCTCAACCCCATGAAAACAATGGTGACAGGCACGACGCGTGACGGTACATTTCTGATCGAAAATGGTGAAGTGACAAATGCAATCGTGAATATGCGCATGCAGCAGTCGATTCTTGAAGCGTTCTCGAATTGCCGGATGTTGTCGAAGGAGAGAGTGCTGTATCCGCAGTATTCAGTCGTGATGCTGGTGCCGTATGCATTGGTCGCTAATTTTCAGTTGACCGAGGAGACATCCTGA